A window of the Glaciimonas sp. CA11.2 genome harbors these coding sequences:
- a CDS encoding GntR family transcriptional regulator — MTISELVIPLKRQTMSVEVYNQLKELLMSGRMMPGEQLSLRTVAAALGVSVMPVREAMQRLVAEQALVLTLNRTLRVPTMTVSQFREITQIRINLEGLATEQATYALQSSAVRKISELHQRFANEMALTEPDSSVLVRLNKELHFAIYQGACMPMLMQLIETLWVRVGPILNYDLHSGSRRVVEQVAVSHHLGLIDALERRDGIAARAALQGDIESAAEFIVSAGVLVIADAPT, encoded by the coding sequence ATGACAATATCTGAACTTGTAATTCCACTGAAACGCCAGACCATGAGTGTGGAGGTCTACAACCAGCTCAAAGAACTTCTAATGAGTGGGCGAATGATGCCTGGAGAGCAACTCTCGTTACGCACTGTTGCCGCAGCGCTAGGCGTCAGTGTCATGCCGGTACGCGAAGCTATGCAGCGTCTGGTTGCTGAACAAGCGTTGGTGCTGACGTTAAATCGGACACTTCGTGTGCCGACTATGACCGTTAGTCAGTTCCGTGAAATCACACAGATTCGAATCAATCTGGAAGGTTTAGCAACAGAACAGGCTACTTATGCGCTTCAGTCCTCTGCCGTGCGAAAAATCTCGGAGTTACACCAGCGCTTTGCCAACGAAATGGCACTTACGGAGCCAGACAGCTCCGTGCTGGTCCGCCTGAACAAGGAATTACACTTCGCGATTTACCAAGGCGCATGTATGCCTATGTTGATGCAACTCATTGAGACGTTGTGGGTACGCGTTGGTCCCATTTTGAACTACGATTTGCATTCCGGCTCACGCCGTGTGGTAGAGCAAGTGGCGGTCAGCCATCATCTTGGTCTGATCGATGCTCTGGAACGCCGCGACGGCATCGCGGCAAGAGCCGCACTGCAAGGGGATATAGAAAGCGCAGCTGAATTTATCGTTTCTGCCGGTGTGCTGGTGATCGCGGACGCCCCTACTTAA
- a CDS encoding cache domain-containing protein, producing MTRHAASNADAIIAAVDREFASTQSALQLLNSSPRLADGDFKTFYARALEELPMLPVESIAVLASDGQLLLSTNLPFGPILPKLTDVPLLKNIFETGKPSVSGLFVGPLSGRLVFSIAVPVKRNGSILYSLNASVAPSQLLNLMADQKLPGSWIAAIIDSNGNVVGRTQNLQKFIGNMVTPELWQRLISANKGRFVTTTLEGVPAMTVYSRSSTSQWAVALSIPLVELTEGLHHALLLLIITTVIVLSLGLVLAWFLGERVANSVNALIQPVIALSANKPFTIPTLHLRRQINCAKRCLMPQPSSSRSDTTRIMTAVRVCLIAHYLI from the coding sequence TTGACGCGTCACGCTGCCAGCAACGCTGATGCGATCATTGCTGCTGTAGATAGAGAATTCGCCAGTACGCAGTCGGCTCTTCAACTTCTTAACAGTTCCCCGCGTCTGGCGGATGGCGACTTTAAGACTTTTTATGCCAGAGCGTTGGAAGAGTTACCGATGCTTCCCGTTGAAAGTATCGCAGTGTTAGCATCCGACGGCCAGCTGCTCCTCTCCACTAATCTTCCATTTGGACCGATTCTTCCCAAATTAACGGATGTGCCTTTACTTAAAAATATATTTGAAACAGGTAAACCAAGCGTTTCTGGCCTTTTCGTGGGGCCGCTCTCAGGGCGACTTGTTTTTTCTATCGCAGTCCCGGTCAAGCGTAATGGATCAATTCTTTATTCACTGAATGCCTCAGTAGCGCCCTCACAACTCTTAAATTTAATGGCAGATCAAAAGCTGCCCGGTAGTTGGATCGCTGCGATCATCGACAGCAATGGAAATGTCGTAGGGCGCACCCAAAACCTGCAAAAATTTATCGGCAATATGGTGACGCCAGAGTTGTGGCAACGTCTCATCAGCGCGAATAAAGGCCGTTTCGTTACCACTACCCTCGAAGGCGTTCCTGCTATGACGGTATACAGTCGTTCCTCTACAAGCCAATGGGCAGTCGCCTTGTCGATACCGTTAGTCGAGCTCACTGAAGGCCTTCACCATGCACTACTCTTACTGATTATTACGACGGTCATCGTCCTGTCATTAGGACTTGTGCTAGCGTGGTTTTTGGGGGAACGGGTTGCCAATTCTGTCAATGCACTCATACAGCCCGTTATTGCATTAAGCGCGAATAAACCGTTTACCATTCCAACACTGCATTTGCGGAGGCAAATAAACTGCGCAAAGCGTTGCTTGATGCCTCAACCAAGCTCTTCCAGGTCGGATACGACGCGCATCATGACGGCAGTACGGGTATGCCTAATCGCGCACTATTTGATATAG
- a CDS encoding GGDEF domain-containing protein: protein MPNRALFDIALNQQLALCRRYKTTLAVLYIDIEVADAEPDTVSEESEDADVLLRHISMRIKNSLRAPDMAARLDRDHFAIVLIHSDVPSATIFANQLFDILSEPYQLGRITATISASIGIAGYPVTGRDGPTLLKYADDAMHKAKTLGERRVCIAW from the coding sequence ATGCCTAATCGCGCACTATTTGATATAGCATTGAATCAGCAATTAGCACTCTGCCGACGTTATAAGACGACACTCGCCGTCTTATATATTGACATAGAGGTTGCCGACGCAGAACCGGATACGGTTAGCGAGGAAAGTGAGGATGCGGATGTTCTTTTACGTCATATATCCATGCGGATCAAAAACTCTCTCCGGGCTCCTGATATGGCTGCCCGACTTGATCGCGATCACTTTGCCATCGTTTTAATTCACTCCGATGTGCCAAGCGCCACTATTTTTGCTAATCAATTGTTCGATATCCTTTCCGAACCATATCAATTAGGACGCATCACAGCCACGATATCGGCTAGCATCGGTATTGCCGGATATCCTGTTACGGGAAGGGACGGGCCGACACTGTTGAAATATGCCGATGATGCAATGCACAAGGCCAAGACTTTAGGCGAGCGTAGGGTTTGTATCGCATGGTGA
- a CDS encoding SDR family oxidoreductase: MGVLQLLTPRPGLRVLITGGASGIGLEIAKAFVEAGARVHVCDVDANAIAALKTLKTLVITGSCADVSDAAAVERVFDDVRSKLGGLDVLINNAGIAGPTGGIDEIPIADWEKTVAVNLNSHFYFMRHAVPMLRSAPDGGSIVFISSVAGRLGYAYRTPYSSTKWALVGLAKSLAIELGPDNIRVNAIQPGIVKGPRMERVIRARAEQVGVSYESMEASYLDKISLKRMVTQEEIAASVLFLCSPAGSALSGQAISVCRNVETL, translated from the coding sequence ATGGGTGTATTGCAATTATTAACACCGCGACCAGGATTGCGGGTTCTTATCACAGGTGGGGCTTCTGGCATTGGACTAGAGATTGCAAAAGCCTTTGTTGAAGCTGGTGCGCGGGTGCATGTTTGTGATGTCGATGCCAATGCCATTGCAGCATTAAAAACGTTAAAGACATTAGTTATCACAGGCAGTTGCGCCGACGTCTCCGATGCGGCCGCGGTTGAACGCGTATTCGATGATGTGCGTAGCAAGCTTGGGGGACTTGACGTGCTGATCAACAATGCCGGAATCGCAGGGCCAACGGGTGGTATCGATGAGATCCCGATTGCCGATTGGGAAAAGACCGTTGCGGTCAATTTGAACAGCCATTTCTACTTCATGCGGCACGCGGTGCCAATGCTGCGTAGCGCACCAGACGGCGGCTCCATTGTATTTATTTCATCCGTTGCGGGTCGCCTTGGCTATGCCTATCGTACTCCCTACTCATCGACCAAATGGGCTTTGGTGGGGCTGGCGAAGAGCCTTGCGATTGAACTGGGGCCGGACAACATTCGCGTTAACGCGATACAACCGGGCATCGTAAAAGGGCCGCGTATGGAGCGCGTGATCAGGGCCAGGGCCGAACAAGTCGGCGTTAGTTACGAATCGATGGAGGCGAGTTATCTGGACAAAATATCGCTTAAGAGGATGGTCACGCAGGAAGAAATTGCAGCGAGTGTGCTGTTTTTATGTTCTCCCGCAGGTAGCGCCCTATCCGGCCAAGCTATTTCGGTGTGCCGAAACGTCGAGACGCTTTAA